From a single Lolium rigidum isolate FL_2022 chromosome 7, APGP_CSIRO_Lrig_0.1, whole genome shotgun sequence genomic region:
- the LOC124670539 gene encoding elicitor-responsive protein 3-like, with amino-acid sequence MAQAGTLEVLLVGAKGLENTDYLCNMDPYALLRVTSNEQRSSVAEGKGSEPEWNETFVFTTSENATELCIKLLDDDNGTNDDDVGEARIPLDAVYTEGSIPPTVYNVVKDEEYCGEIRIGLKFTPEEA; translated from the exons ATGGCGCAGGCCGGGACGCTCGAGGTGCTGCTCGTCGGAGCCAAGGGGCTCGAGAACACCGACTACCTGT GCAACATGGATCCCTACGCGCTTCTGAGAGTCACCTCCAATGAGCAGAGGAGCTCCGTTGCAGAAG GCAAAGGAAGTGAGCCGGAATGGAACGAAACCTTTGTGTTCACGACCTCCGAAAATGCAACCGAGCTCTGCATCAAGCTCCTGGACGACGACAATGGCACCAACGACGACGATGTTGGTGAAGCAAG GATCCCTTTGGATGCTGTCTATACTGAAGGAAGCATACCACCAACAGTTTACAATGTTGTCAAAGATGAAGAGTACTGTGGAGAAATCAGAATTGGTCTGAAATTCACTCCAGAG GAGGCTTAG
- the LOC124670535 gene encoding L-type lectin-domain containing receptor kinase SIT2-like, with amino-acid sequence MLLPNQTMAPLLILLLFLCLGSLRPTASADEQFSFNGFTGANLILDGMATVTPNGLLQLSNATSQLKGHAFFPAPLQFHNGTAAMRSFSTAFVIGIIGAYEQLSSHGMAFVVSKTTNFTAALPGQFLGLVGSANNGNASNHLFAVEFDTILNSEFDDMSGNHVGIDVNGLHSVAADNAGYYDDGAAGAFRNMSLVDRKPMQVWVDFDGQTMQVNVTMAPLQVPRPNKPLLSTTVNLSSVIDGTAYVGFSSSSGILFCRHYVLGWSFRMDGAAPPLNVSSLPAMPVTFPKPRSRTLEIVLPIASALLVFAAAAAAFVLMRRRRMFAELKEDWETTYGPHRFSYKDLFHATDGFSDARLLGIGGFGRVYRGSLPKSKSAEIAVKKVAHGSRQGMREFVAEVVTIGRLRHRNLVQLLGYCRRKGELLLVYDYMPNGSLDKHLYDQTKMVLSWGQRFRIIKGVASGMLYLHEDWEKVVLHRDIKASNVLLDADMNARLGDFGLARLYDHGTDPHTTHVVGTMGYLAPELGHTGKASKASDVFAFGAFMLEVACGRKPVVQDASDNHLVLVDWVLDQWRAGKVTAAVDPRLGGDFVEHEASLVLRLGLLCSHPLPGARPTTRQVAQYLDGDLKLPELSPTYQSFNMLALMQDQGFDPYVMSYPMTSITAGTMSQMSDLSGGR; translated from the coding sequence ATGCTGCTCCCCAACCAAACCATGGCGCCGCTCCTTATCCTGCTCCTCTTCCTCTGCCTCGGCAGCCTCCGCCCGACGGCGtcggcggacgagcagttcagcTTCAACGGCTTCACCGGCGCGAACCTCATCCTGGACGGCATGGCGACGGTGACCCCGAACGGGCTGCTCCAGCTGAGCAACGCCACCAGCCAGCTCAAGGGCCACGCCTTCTTCCCAGCCCCGCTCCAGTTCCACAACGGCACGGCCGCCATGCGCTCCTTCTCCACGGCCTTCGTCATCGGCATCATCGGCGCCTACGAGCAGCTCAGCAGCCACGGCATGGCCTTCGTCGTCTCCAAGACCACCAACTTCACCGCCGCGCTCCCCGGCCAGTTCCTCGGCCTCGTCGGCTCCGCCAACAACGGCAACGCCTCCAACCACCTCTTCGCCGTCGAGTTCGACACCATCCTCAACTCCGAGTTCGACGACATGAGCGGCAACCACGTCGGCATCGACGTCAACGGCCTCCACTCCGTCGCCGCCGACAACGCCGGCTACTACGACGATGGCGCCGCCGGCGCGTTCAGGAACATGAGCCTGGTGGACCGCAAGCCCATGCAGGTGTGGGTGGACTTCGACGGGCAGACCATGCAGGTCAACGTCACCATGGCGCCGCTGCAGGTACCCCGCCCAAACAAACCCCTGCTCTCCACCACCGTCAACCTCTCCTCCGTCATCGACGGCACCGCCTACGTCGGCTTCTCGTCGTCCAGCGGCATCCTCTTCTGCCGCCACTACGTGCTCGGCTGGAGCTTCAGGATGGACGGCGCCGCCCCGCCCCTCAACGTCTCCTCGCTGCCCGCCATGCCGGTCACGTTCCCCAAGCCGCGCTCCAGGACGCTGGAGATCGTGCTGCCCATCGCGTCCGCGCTGCTCGTCttcgcggcggccgccgcggcgtTCGTGCTCATGCGGAGGCGCCGCATGTTCGCGGAGCTCAAGGAGGACTGGGAGACCACGTACGGCCCGCACAGGTTCTCCTACAAGGACCTCTTCCACGCCACCGACGGCTTCAGCGACGCGCGGCTGCTGGGCATAGGCGGGTTCGGCAGGGTGTACCGCGGCTCGCTCCCCAAGTCCAAGTCCGCGGAGATCGCCGTGAAGAAGGTCGCCCACGGGTCCAGGCAGGGGATGCGGGAGTTCGTGGCCGAGGTGGTCACCAtcggccgcctccgccaccgcaacCTCGTGCAGCTGCTCGGCTACTGCCGCCGCAAGGGCGAGCTCCTGCTCGTCTACGACTACATGCCCAACGGCAGCCTCGACAAGCACCTCTACGACCAGACCAAGATGGTCCTGAGCTGGGGACAGAGGTTCCGGATCATCAAGGGCGTCGCCTCCGGGATGCTGTACCTCCACGAGGACTGGGAGAAGGTGGTGCTGCACCGCGACATCAAGGCCAGCAACGTGCTGCTCGACGCCGACATGAACGCCCGCCTCGGGGACTTCGGCCTGGCCCGGCTCTACGACCACGGCACCGACCCGCACACCACGCACGTCGTCGGCACCATGGGGTACCTGGCGCCGGAGCTCGGCCACACCGGCAAGGCATCCAAGGCGTCCGACGTCTTCGCCTTCGGGGCATTCATGCTGGAGGTGGCGTGCGGGCGGAAGCCCGTGGTGCAGGACGCCAGTGACAACCACCTGGTGCTGGTGGACTGGGTGCTCGACCAGTGGCGCGCCGGCAAGGTCACCGCCGCCGTCGACCCGCGCCTTGGCGGCGACTTCGTGGAGCACGAGGCCAGCCTCGTGCTCAGGCTCGGCCTGCTTTGCTCGCACCCGCTGCCCGGCGCGCGGCCCACCACCAGGCAGGTCGCGCAGTACCTGGACGGCGACCTCAAGCTGCCGGAGCTGTCGCCCACGTACCAGAGCTTCAACATGCTGGCGCTCATGCAGGACCAGGGCTTCGACCCCTATGTCATGTCCTACCCGATGACCTCCATCACCGCCGGCACCATGTCTCAGATGTCCGACCTCTCCGGAGGAAGATGA
- the LOC124671541 gene encoding tRNA-dihydrouridine(20) synthase [NAD(P)+]-like — translation MEYRNKLVLAPMVRALQGALPLRLLAAEYGADITYGEEIIDHKFVHCQRVTNESLGTTDFVEKGTGSVVFRTCPQERDRVVFQMGTSDAVRALKAAEIVCNDVAAIDINMGCPKAFSISGGMGAALLTKPELIHDILTTLRRNLNTPVTCKIRLLSKREDTVELARRIEKTGVPALAVHGRTIKDRPKDPAKWDEIADVVSALSIPVIANGDVFEYEDFKRIKDATGATSVMAARGALWNASVFSAKGKIPWEDYKREYVRKTILWDNDVKSTKTTLREIITHYTNLEFAEGKGVIKCGSSADVARLYNEEDYYNFVVSNWK, via the exons ATGGAGTACCGCAACAAGCTGGTGCTCGCGCCCATGGTCCGCGCG TTGCAGGGCGCTCTGCCGCTTAGGCTATTGGCTGCTGAATATGGTGCTGATATTACATACGGAGAAGAAATAATCGATCATAAGTTTGTGCACTGTCAACGTGTAACAAATG AATCTCTCGGGACTACTGATTTTGTGGAGAAAGGGACTGGTAGCGTGGTTTTTCGAACATGCCCACAAGAAAGGGACAGGGTTGTCTTCCAAATGGGCACGTCAGATGCCGTGAGAGCActtaaagctgctgagattgt GTGTAACGACGTTGCTGCTATTGATATCAACATGGGTTGTCCAAAGGCTTTTTCTATCAGTGGAGGAATGGGTGCTGCATTACTTACCAAACCTGAGCTTATACATGAC ATTTTGACCACATTGCGGAGGAACTTGAACACACCAGTGACATGTAAAATCCGTCTTCTGAGCAAACGTGAGGACACTGTGGAGTTGGCTCGCCGGATTGAGAAAACAGGTGTTCCAGCTCTGGCTGTCCATGGAAG AACGATCAAAGACAGGCCAAAAGATCCGGCTAAGTGGGATGAGATAGCTGATGTTGTGTCGGCACTGTCAATTCCAGTTATAGCTAATGGAGATGTATTTGAGTACGAAGATTTTAAGAGAATCAAAGATGCTACAG GTGCCACATCTGTAATGGCTGCTAGAGGTGCCTTGTGGAATGCCTCTGTTTTCAGTGCCAAAGGAAAAATACCTTGGGAGGATTACAAAAGAGAGTATGTCAGAAAG ACTATTTTGTGGGACAATGATGTGAAGAGCACAAAGACAACGTTGAGAGAAATAATTACGCACTATACTAACCTTGAATTTGCTGAAGGGAAAGGTGTGATAAAGTGTGGTTCATCAGCAGATGTAGC GAGACTTTACAATGAAGAGGATTACTACAATTTTGTTGTATCAAATTGGAAATGA